One Ranitomeya variabilis isolate aRanVar5 chromosome 5, aRanVar5.hap1, whole genome shotgun sequence DNA window includes the following coding sequences:
- the LOC143773908 gene encoding histone H4: protein MSGRGKGGKGLGKGGAKRHRKVLRDNIQGITKPAIRRLARRGGVKRISGLIYEETRGVLKVFLENVIRDAVTYTEHAKRKTVTAMDVVYALKRQGRTLYGFGG, encoded by the coding sequence ATGTCTGGTCGCGGCAAAGGAGGGAAAGGTCTCGGGAAGGGCGGCgccaagcggcacaggaaggtgctccgtgataacatccagggcatcaccaagcctgccatccgccgtctcgcccgcagaggaggcgtcaagcgcatctccGGCCTCATCTATGAAGAGACTCGCGGAgtcctgaaagtcttcctggagaacgtgatccgtgacgccgtcacctacaccgagcacgccaagaggaagaccgtcaccgccatggacgtggtgtacgcgctcaagcgccagggccgcactctctacggcttcggaggttaa